A stretch of Chryseobacterium viscerum DNA encodes these proteins:
- a CDS encoding sugar 3,4-ketoisomerase — MNKIGSPELGYITISEAQKDVPFDIKRVYWTYYTPQDVSRGGHAHKNLQQLIVAVAGTITFNTEDKDGKKEVFVLDSPNTGLYIPKLVWRDIKFSHSAVLLCLASELYDEDDYFRNYQDFKNYPNEI; from the coding sequence TTGAACAAAATAGGTTCTCCCGAACTCGGATATATTACTATTTCTGAAGCACAGAAAGATGTACCTTTTGATATTAAAAGGGTATACTGGACTTATTACACCCCACAGGATGTAAGCCGTGGAGGACATGCCCATAAAAACCTTCAACAGCTAATTGTTGCCGTAGCAGGAACAATTACGTTCAATACAGAAGATAAAGATGGGAAAAAAGAGGTTTTCGTATTAGACAGCCCCAATACCGGTTTATATATTCCTAAATTAGTATGGAGAGACATAAAGTTCAGCCACAGTGCCGTATTATTATGTCTGGCATCTGAGCTATACGACGAGGATGACTATTTCAGAAATTATCAGGATTTTAAAAATTACCCAAATGAAATTTAA
- a CDS encoding acyltransferase encodes MKFNNKNVSISDKARIGKNVKIGDNTVIYDNVVIGDNSIIANDCVIGEPLNDYYFKDDYVNPETIIGENALIRSHTILYAGSRFGNNFSTGHRVTIRENSVFGNNCRLGTVTDIQGYVTFGNNCWLHSNVHIGQKSTIGNFVFIYPYVVLTNDPTPPSDVCIGATIGDFSQIAVGTVLLPGTVIGKHCLVGAQSLVGGNYEDYSLVLGNPGKKIKDVREMKSRETGKSHYPWPYNFSRGLPWEQEGFDEWKKENGYEND; translated from the coding sequence ATGAAATTTAACAATAAGAATGTTTCTATAAGCGATAAAGCCAGAATTGGCAAAAATGTAAAAATAGGTGACAATACTGTAATCTATGACAATGTTGTTATTGGAGATAATTCCATTATTGCTAATGATTGTGTTATCGGAGAGCCTCTTAATGATTATTATTTTAAAGATGATTATGTAAATCCTGAAACTATAATTGGCGAAAATGCATTAATAAGAAGTCATACGATCTTATATGCAGGTTCCCGTTTCGGAAATAATTTTTCTACCGGACACAGGGTTACGATAAGAGAAAACTCTGTTTTCGGAAATAACTGCAGACTGGGAACGGTCACAGATATACAGGGGTACGTTACTTTTGGTAATAACTGCTGGCTTCACAGCAATGTACATATTGGTCAAAAATCTACCATCGGAAATTTTGTTTTCATCTATCCGTATGTAGTCCTTACCAATGATCCCACTCCTCCTTCTGATGTATGTATAGGTGCCACCATCGGAGATTTTTCTCAGATAGCAGTAGGTACTGTTCTACTACCCGGAACGGTAATTGGAAAGCATTGTTTGGTGGGTGCACAATCTCTGGTTGGGGGTAATTATGAAGATTATTCTTTAGTTCTTGGGAATCCCGGAAAAAAAATTAAGGATGTCCGAGAAATGAAATCAAGAGAAACAGGAAAATCCCATTATCCGTGGCCATATAATTTTTCAAGAGGTTTACCTTGGGAACAAGAAGGCTTTGATGAATGGAAAAAAGAAAACGGTTACGAAAACGATTAA
- a CDS encoding acyltransferase family protein, with protein sequence MKNNSFRYDISFLRAFSVLAVLFYHYKFQWFKSGFIGVDIFFVISGFLMTKIILSSFDKGSFNLWDFYRRRIIRIIPALLGLVVTFSLVIFFFLQPQIVNFFRSAFSSVLFFSNIYYYLNNGYFDSSSQYNFLLHSWSLSVEWQFYLIYPLILLLLKKLYTTKKNSFTAVFLALAFISFGAMLIHSNYDSDFSFYIFYPRAWEMMLGGLAFLLEDKMQHIPKKVKLVLALTSLSAIISFIFLFHASSWPSLYTIIPVFFTALLISLNYEFTAYKNKIVTYLGNISYSLYLYHWPLYVLILFFEVDTSLKYRVLAIFVSVILAILSYEGIEKRNYSNKAKSVLTVSLIIFIFSFSITKVDAENYTDENKNLINTTSNYKYSKKAEDQYKIDTKHLTHKKDYKTIIQNLDVPVSDKKNVVLLGDSHAGMFSETVNNIFADKKDINLIQITADATYPMENSKGIYPNPVQYFNYIFTEYFPKYYKNIDLIIINANYSGYPEKEIKNNLKITEQYFSKYKVPTLYIGMTDFYVIDFPTYYYIKKKYSANMYTEEKKIKETEKFNAFLKNYLGDQYIDLLNVKINKVSPDNYPYIYDTNHLTLFGTEQYKNILSQRIYKTLNINTNKDN encoded by the coding sequence TTGAAAAACAATAGTTTCAGATACGATATTTCTTTTCTGCGGGCATTTTCTGTACTCGCAGTTCTTTTCTATCATTATAAATTTCAATGGTTTAAGTCCGGATTTATCGGTGTCGACATATTTTTTGTTATTTCAGGGTTTTTAATGACCAAAATTATTTTGTCTTCTTTTGATAAAGGAAGCTTTAATCTCTGGGATTTTTACAGAAGAAGAATAATCAGGATTATTCCTGCACTTTTAGGATTAGTTGTTACTTTTTCATTGGTCATATTCTTTTTTCTTCAGCCGCAGATTGTCAACTTTTTCAGAAGTGCTTTTTCCAGCGTCCTGTTTTTTTCTAATATTTATTATTACTTAAACAACGGATACTTCGACTCATCGTCCCAATACAACTTTCTATTACATTCATGGTCGCTTTCCGTAGAATGGCAGTTTTATTTAATTTATCCGCTCATATTACTTCTCTTAAAGAAATTATATACCACAAAAAAGAACAGCTTTACTGCAGTCTTTTTAGCATTAGCCTTTATTTCATTTGGTGCTATGCTCATTCATAGCAATTATGACTCTGATTTCTCTTTTTACATTTTTTATCCCAGAGCATGGGAGATGATGTTGGGTGGACTTGCATTTTTGCTGGAAGATAAAATGCAGCATATTCCGAAAAAAGTTAAGCTAGTCCTGGCTTTAACTTCTCTTTCAGCGATAATATCTTTTATTTTTCTCTTTCATGCATCTTCATGGCCATCGTTGTACACCATCATTCCGGTATTCTTTACAGCATTGCTTATCAGCCTGAATTATGAATTCACAGCATACAAAAATAAAATAGTTACCTACCTTGGAAATATATCTTATTCCCTGTATCTGTATCACTGGCCATTGTATGTATTGATCCTGTTTTTTGAAGTAGATACCAGTTTAAAATATCGTGTTCTAGCCATATTTGTTTCAGTTATTCTTGCCATACTTTCCTACGAGGGAATTGAAAAAAGAAACTATTCTAATAAGGCTAAATCAGTTCTGACAGTGAGTCTGATTATATTCATTTTTTCATTTTCAATTACAAAAGTAGATGCTGAGAATTATACGGATGAAAATAAAAATCTGATCAATACTACCTCTAACTATAAGTATAGTAAAAAAGCTGAAGATCAGTATAAAATTGACACCAAACATCTCACTCATAAAAAGGATTATAAAACAATTATACAGAATTTAGATGTTCCTGTTTCTGATAAAAAAAATGTCGTTCTTTTAGGAGACAGCCATGCAGGAATGTTTTCAGAAACAGTTAATAATATCTTTGCAGATAAAAAAGATATTAATCTTATCCAGATCACTGCAGATGCTACCTATCCTATGGAAAATTCCAAAGGTATTTATCCTAATCCTGTACAATATTTCAATTATATATTCACGGAATATTTTCCAAAATACTATAAAAATATAGACCTTATCATTATTAATGCTAATTATTCGGGATATCCTGAAAAAGAGATAAAAAATAATCTCAAAATAACCGAACAGTATTTTTCAAAATACAAAGTGCCTACTCTTTACATAGGCATGACTGATTTCTACGTAATAGATTTTCCAACATACTATTACATCAAGAAAAAGTATAGTGCAAATATGTACACAGAGGAAAAGAAAATCAAAGAGACTGAAAAATTCAATGCTTTTTTAAAAAACTATCTGGGTGATCAATATATTGATCTGCTCAATGTAAAGATTAACAAAGTATCTCCGGACAACTATCCGTATATATATGACACCAATCATTTAACACTGTTTGGTACAGAACAATACAAAAATATTTTATCACAAAGAATATACAAAACACTGAATATCAACACAAATAAAGATAATTAA
- a CDS encoding DegT/DnrJ/EryC1/StrS family aminotransferase: MIKFLDLQKINLKHQEEIEAKLSQVFRSGWFLMGQELSSFESNLSQYIGAKHAIGVANGLDALRLILRGYIEMGIMNRGDEILVPSNTYIASILAISDNGLIPVLVEPDINNYNIDITKIEEKITSKTKGILIVHLYGRTVFSNQLKDLAEKHQLKLIEDNAQAIGAIWNGQKTGNLGDAAGFSFYPGKNLGAIGDAGAITTNDEDLAKVIRALANYGSNQKYVNIYQGLNSRLDEIQAAVLDVKLKYIDEENTVRKNIAKKYIAEISNPKIILPENPADVNEHVWHLFVIRTENRDELQKYLTENGIQTLIHYPIPPHKQQAYKEWNDQSFPISEKIHEEVLSLPISPVMTEEEIKKVIEIVNRF, from the coding sequence ATGATTAAATTTTTAGACTTACAAAAAATCAATTTAAAGCATCAGGAAGAAATAGAAGCAAAACTTTCTCAGGTATTCCGTTCCGGATGGTTTCTTATGGGACAGGAGCTTTCATCTTTTGAAAGTAATCTTTCTCAATATATAGGAGCTAAACATGCTATTGGTGTAGCCAATGGGTTAGATGCTCTACGCCTTATTCTGCGTGGATATATTGAAATGGGAATTATGAATCGTGGAGATGAAATCCTTGTACCATCCAATACTTATATTGCCTCCATTCTTGCTATTTCAGACAATGGCCTGATTCCTGTTCTTGTAGAGCCTGATATTAATAATTATAATATTGACATCACAAAAATTGAAGAAAAAATCACTTCAAAAACAAAAGGAATTCTAATTGTTCATCTCTATGGGCGCACTGTTTTCTCGAATCAGCTTAAAGATTTAGCAGAAAAACATCAGTTAAAATTAATAGAAGATAATGCTCAGGCAATCGGTGCAATATGGAATGGACAAAAAACAGGGAACTTAGGAGATGCAGCAGGCTTTAGTTTTTATCCTGGAAAAAATTTGGGAGCTATAGGGGATGCAGGAGCTATTACAACCAATGATGAGGATTTAGCTAAAGTAATCAGAGCATTGGCCAACTATGGATCTAATCAGAAGTATGTCAATATTTATCAGGGATTAAATTCAAGATTGGATGAAATTCAGGCTGCCGTTCTGGACGTTAAGTTAAAATATATTGATGAGGAAAATACAGTAAGAAAAAATATTGCGAAAAAGTATATTGCAGAAATATCAAACCCCAAAATAATTCTTCCGGAAAACCCGGCAGATGTAAATGAGCATGTTTGGCATTTATTTGTCATCAGAACAGAAAACCGTGATGAACTTCAAAAGTATTTAACTGAAAATGGTATTCAAACACTGATCCACTATCCTATCCCTCCCCATAAGCAGCAAGCTTATAAAGAATGGAATGATCAGTCTTTCCCCATCAGTGAAAAAATCCATGAAGAAGTATTAAGTTTACCTATCTCTCCTGTAATGACAGAGGAAGAAATTAAAAAAGTAATAGAAATTGTAAATAGATTTTAA
- a CDS encoding glycosyltransferase: MTELPLVSILCLSYNQERFVTESLESFKSQKYSNIEILICDDCSKDNSVEVINNWIKNNPQLDIRFIPHSQNKGICKSLNELLNISKGKYIITIALDDLMEPDKIERHVAILENSSPNEALVFSNAHIIDDNSVRFQNTFIPYFHRYLSIESGNFYKRLLEDNFLPAMSCVTKSSIIKEIGGWDETLTFEDWDMWLRLSQKYDFIYDDTKSCSYRMHATNSHKKKNFLDVSFFDIYLKHKEQPEMKKRILKLIHEAYKENRLTEGHKKYLRELDNKTLTEKLILRNVGKFTFNTLHYLQKVYYKSW, translated from the coding sequence ATGACAGAATTGCCTCTGGTTTCAATTTTATGCCTTAGCTACAACCAGGAACGGTTTGTAACAGAATCTTTAGAAAGTTTCAAATCTCAGAAATACAGTAATATTGAGATTCTGATTTGTGACGACTGTTCTAAAGACAATTCTGTAGAAGTCATCAATAACTGGATTAAAAATAATCCCCAGCTGGATATCCGGTTTATTCCTCATTCTCAAAATAAAGGAATCTGTAAATCATTAAATGAACTATTGAATATATCAAAAGGTAAGTATATTATTACCATAGCTCTTGATGATCTTATGGAGCCAGATAAAATAGAAAGACATGTGGCTATTCTTGAAAATTCGTCTCCTAATGAAGCATTGGTATTTTCCAATGCTCACATAATAGATGATAATTCAGTACGCTTCCAAAATACTTTTATCCCTTATTTCCACAGATATCTAAGTATTGAATCAGGAAATTTTTACAAAAGATTACTTGAAGACAATTTTCTTCCTGCAATGTCATGTGTCACAAAATCGTCTATCATAAAGGAGATTGGAGGATGGGATGAAACCTTAACTTTTGAAGATTGGGATATGTGGTTGAGACTGAGTCAGAAATATGACTTCATCTATGATGACACCAAATCATGCAGCTATAGAATGCATGCTACAAATTCTCATAAAAAGAAAAACTTTTTAGATGTCTCATTTTTTGATATCTACCTGAAACACAAAGAACAGCCTGAAATGAAAAAGAGAATCCTAAAACTTATTCATGAGGCCTATAAAGAAAACAGACTGACTGAAGGTCATAAAAAATACCTTAGAGAACTTGATAATAAAACACTAACCGAGAAATTGATTTTAAGAAATGTAGGAAAGTTTACTTTCAACACACTACATTATCTTCAAAAAGTTTATTATAAAAGTTGGTAA
- a CDS encoding glycoside hydrolase family 99-like domain-containing protein, whose protein sequence is MKKIKPLAFYLPQYHPVPENDEWWGKGFTEWTNVGKAQPLFEGHEQPIHPGELGYYDLRVPEVREQQAQMAKDYGVHGFIYYHYWFGNGKQLLERVANDVLKSGKPDFPFCFCWANETWSGIWHGLSEKILAQQVYPTEQDLIAHFEYLLPFFKDDRYIKVDNKPLLIIYDPNHLNEGDPHYISKFRELAKENGFDGLYVMASNKLRDDFDFKSMGYDSKISNAFQKAWLPHIDKKEYISHSQYYKNRIKGLIGIKKKEQPKVRIQDAQAVVNDLKFEESNVPTYPCILPNWDNTPRSGYRGIILANNSPEIFEQQVEKAAKYLEEKKDYPEQFLIVKSWNEWAEGNILEPDRKNGFGYLNALKKILNKHSRNE, encoded by the coding sequence ATGAAAAAAATAAAACCCCTTGCATTCTACCTCCCTCAATACCACCCTGTCCCCGAAAATGACGAATGGTGGGGAAAAGGGTTTACAGAATGGACGAATGTAGGAAAAGCCCAACCTTTGTTTGAAGGACACGAACAGCCTATACATCCCGGGGAACTGGGATATTATGATCTGCGTGTTCCTGAAGTAAGAGAACAGCAGGCTCAGATGGCTAAAGACTATGGAGTACACGGATTTATCTATTATCATTACTGGTTTGGTAATGGCAAACAGTTGTTGGAACGTGTTGCCAATGATGTTCTGAAATCAGGGAAACCGGATTTCCCATTTTGCTTCTGCTGGGCCAATGAAACATGGTCTGGCATATGGCACGGATTATCAGAAAAAATTCTGGCGCAGCAGGTTTACCCAACCGAACAGGACTTAATTGCCCATTTTGAATATCTTCTTCCTTTCTTCAAGGATGACAGGTATATAAAAGTGGATAACAAACCTCTTCTCATTATCTATGATCCCAACCATTTGAATGAAGGAGATCCTCATTATATTTCAAAATTCAGAGAGCTTGCAAAAGAAAACGGATTTGATGGCTTATATGTCATGGCATCCAATAAACTTCGTGATGATTTTGATTTTAAATCTATGGGGTACGACAGTAAGATTTCCAATGCTTTTCAGAAAGCATGGCTTCCTCATATTGACAAAAAAGAATACATCTCCCACTCTCAATATTATAAAAACAGAATCAAGGGATTAATCGGAATTAAGAAAAAAGAACAGCCCAAAGTCAGAATTCAGGATGCCCAGGCGGTAGTGAATGACTTAAAGTTTGAAGAAAGCAACGTTCCTACCTATCCATGTATCCTGCCTAATTGGGACAATACTCCAAGAAGCGGTTACAGAGGCATCATACTTGCTAATAATTCCCCGGAAATATTTGAACAGCAGGTTGAAAAAGCCGCAAAATATCTTGAAGAGAAAAAAGACTACCCTGAACAGTTTTTAATTGTTAAATCCTGGAATGAATGGGCAGAAGGAAATATTCTGGAACCGGATAGAAAAAATGGTTTCGGATACCTGAATGCATTAAAGAAAATCTTGAATAAACACAGTCGAAATGAGTAA
- a CDS encoding glycosyltransferase family 2 protein codes for MSKFSILIANYNNGHFFEKCCQSLVAQTETDWEAVILDDGSTDDSLEVIKKIIGDDSRFKIHQNDQNRGIGYTKRRLIELAQSEICGFLDPDDALAPHALEIVLKTHTEYPEAGLVYSNFVRCDENLTPLSVHKAKQITALDQAYYNFNAEISHFVTFKKKIYEKTAGIDPFLKIAEDKDWYMKMCEVAPVKYIDEDLYLYRIHDSGISTTKNSEKALFWHWVALIKMAERRNISVEDLFLQSYVPKKKYEQALNQLNHVKNSRWAKLGNTLGLFKIFKKL; via the coding sequence ATGAGTAAATTCAGTATACTTATTGCCAATTATAACAATGGCCATTTTTTTGAAAAATGCTGTCAAAGCTTAGTTGCGCAGACTGAAACGGATTGGGAAGCAGTAATTCTGGATGACGGCTCTACTGATGACTCTCTTGAAGTTATAAAAAAAATCATTGGTGATGATTCCCGGTTTAAAATACATCAGAATGACCAAAACAGAGGAATCGGATATACAAAAAGGAGATTAATAGAACTTGCACAGTCAGAAATATGCGGTTTTTTAGATCCTGATGATGCTTTGGCTCCTCATGCTTTGGAAATTGTTTTAAAAACACATACTGAATATCCGGAAGCAGGGTTGGTTTACTCCAATTTTGTACGTTGTGATGAGAATCTTACTCCTCTGTCTGTACACAAAGCAAAACAAATCACAGCGCTGGATCAGGCTTATTATAATTTCAATGCTGAGATTTCACATTTTGTCACTTTTAAAAAGAAAATTTATGAGAAAACCGCCGGTATTGATCCTTTCTTAAAAATTGCTGAAGATAAAGACTGGTACATGAAAATGTGCGAGGTTGCTCCTGTAAAATATATTGATGAAGATTTATATTTATACAGAATCCATGACAGTGGGATCTCTACTACGAAAAATTCAGAAAAAGCATTGTTCTGGCACTGGGTTGCCCTGATCAAAATGGCAGAAAGAAGAAACATCAGTGTGGAGGACCTTTTTCTTCAGAGCTATGTCCCGAAAAAGAAATATGAGCAGGCACTCAACCAATTGAATCATGTAAAAAATTCAAGATGGGCAAAACTGGGAAATACACTTGGACTTTTTAAAATCTTTAAAAAACTTTAA
- a CDS encoding NAD-dependent epimerase/dehydratase family protein, with the protein MIIGSGILANAVRLYDKEDVIFFASGVSNSLEKNPAEFEREISLLKSVISQHPDKKLIYFSTCSIYDPTKTDSPYVLHKMTIEKIIVEHCSSFIIFRVGNAVGRGGNPNTLINFLKNSILSENKLTIHSNARRILIGTDDIASFVGKYMQNLNNEIVNLAYPYQYSLSEILSQLENHLAKNADYETVNEGSFYNIEFNSLTEDFFAGLSPDEYLKKLYSSYL; encoded by the coding sequence ATGATAATTGGTAGTGGAATTCTGGCAAACGCCGTAAGACTTTATGATAAGGAGGATGTTATTTTTTTTGCATCAGGAGTTTCCAATTCGCTGGAAAAGAATCCTGCGGAATTTGAAAGAGAAATATCCCTGCTGAAATCAGTTATCAGCCAGCATCCCGATAAAAAGCTGATCTATTTTTCAACATGCAGTATTTATGATCCCACCAAAACCGACAGCCCATATGTCCTTCATAAAATGACGATCGAAAAAATAATTGTTGAGCATTGTTCAAGCTTTATTATTTTCAGAGTAGGAAATGCTGTAGGCCGTGGAGGAAACCCCAATACACTGATCAACTTTCTTAAAAACTCAATATTATCTGAAAATAAGCTCACAATTCACAGCAATGCAAGAAGAATCCTGATTGGTACAGATGATATTGCATCATTTGTTGGAAAGTATATGCAAAACCTCAACAACGAGATTGTAAATCTGGCTTATCCTTATCAGTATTCATTATCGGAAATCTTATCTCAGCTGGAGAATCATCTTGCCAAAAATGCAGATTATGAAACAGTGAACGAAGGTTCTTTTTATAATATAGAATTCAACAGTCTTACAGAAGATTTTTTTGCGGGTCTGTCTCCTGATGAATACCTGAAGAAGCTCTATTCATCATATCTATAA
- a CDS encoding glycosyltransferase family 2 protein — translation MNPKISVIVPCYKQAQFLDECLQSILDQTYENWECIIVNDGSPDNTDEVADKWVKKDSRFKYLYKENGGLSSARNAALEIVTGDYIQFLDSDDLIHREKFSKSLSGDKEYPLIVSQYTIYRNQTHLPGYKNVEQNFVTFEGIVYDWDLKFSIPIHCALIHKKLLEGFLFDTTLTSCEDWVMWIYITKDHPDALLINEALAHYRKDVNDNMSADPIKIMKQRLKILPTLKKLYGEEVHDKLAYHIIDVRTTQLIQQRREFQKMIPLAVVAKYLSFKRFYYKLFRKKVDG, via the coding sequence ATGAATCCCAAAATATCCGTAATTGTCCCCTGCTACAAACAGGCTCAGTTTTTAGATGAATGTCTGCAGTCTATACTGGATCAGACCTATGAAAACTGGGAATGTATCATTGTCAATGACGGATCACCCGATAATACAGATGAAGTAGCTGATAAATGGGTAAAAAAAGACAGCCGTTTTAAATATCTTTATAAAGAAAATGGTGGTCTGTCTTCTGCAAGAAATGCAGCACTGGAAATCGTTACCGGAGATTATATACAGTTTTTGGATTCCGATGATCTGATACACCGTGAAAAGTTTTCAAAAAGCCTTTCCGGAGACAAAGAATATCCGTTGATTGTAAGCCAGTATACCATCTACAGAAATCAAACCCATCTTCCGGGCTATAAAAATGTTGAGCAAAATTTCGTAACCTTTGAAGGAATTGTATACGATTGGGATCTTAAATTTTCCATCCCGATACACTGCGCTTTAATCCATAAAAAACTTCTGGAAGGTTTTCTTTTTGACACTACCCTTACCAGCTGTGAAGACTGGGTAATGTGGATTTATATCACCAAAGATCATCCTGATGCCCTTTTGATTAATGAAGCTCTTGCCCATTACCGGAAAGACGTCAACGATAATATGTCTGCTGATCCGATCAAAATCATGAAGCAGCGTCTTAAAATTTTACCAACCTTAAAAAAACTTTACGGGGAAGAGGTACATGACAAACTGGCCTACCATATCATAGACGTTCGTACCACCCAGCTTATCCAGCAAAGACGCGAATTTCAGAAAATGATTCCCCTGGCCGTAGTTGCAAAATATCTTTCTTTCAAAAGGTTTTATTACAAGCTTTTTAGAAAAAAAGTAGACGGCTAA
- a CDS encoding glycosyltransferase, with protein sequence MSQFVHVIMTRFNVPTKGWNETRSGYKPLTEEWLDDRFKLFRTYVLPSYKNQTNQNYVWLTFFDTNTSDKFRKIIKEIETEYPTFKAVFVEDFDVMKTKAVEIIPQYFTPDTKFVITSELDNDDMLHQDYIKTVQEHFKPVHDLVIDLRRGYQLTMLPDRKAVVNVYNAVVNPFVSLAESVDNFKTMLKERAHNSYRHYPNFSVEDSKEMYIQVIHQYNLMNVTFKHKAVPEVDFSEYGMTEDTKFTIDGFKTLQHNIARVPFVMGLILKKIFKK encoded by the coding sequence ATGAGTCAATTTGTACACGTAATCATGACAAGATTCAATGTTCCTACAAAAGGCTGGAACGAAACACGTTCAGGATATAAACCGCTTACTGAAGAATGGCTGGATGACCGGTTCAAGCTATTCAGAACTTACGTGCTTCCTTCTTATAAAAATCAGACCAACCAAAACTACGTCTGGCTTACTTTTTTCGATACCAATACATCTGATAAGTTTAGAAAAATCATCAAAGAAATTGAAACAGAATACCCAACTTTCAAAGCGGTATTTGTGGAAGATTTTGATGTTATGAAAACGAAAGCTGTGGAAATAATCCCTCAATATTTTACCCCTGACACAAAATTTGTGATCACCAGTGAGCTGGATAATGATGATATGCTTCATCAGGACTATATAAAAACCGTTCAGGAGCATTTCAAACCGGTTCATGACCTGGTCATAGATTTAAGAAGAGGATACCAGCTTACCATGCTTCCGGACCGTAAAGCGGTAGTGAATGTGTATAACGCTGTAGTAAACCCGTTTGTAAGCTTAGCGGAAAGTGTAGACAACTTCAAAACAATGCTGAAGGAAAGAGCGCACAACAGCTATCGTCATTACCCGAATTTTTCTGTGGAAGACAGTAAGGAGATGTACATCCAGGTGATCCATCAGTACAACTTAATGAACGTTACCTTTAAACATAAAGCCGTTCCTGAAGTAGATTTTTCTGAATACGGAATGACAGAAGACACCAAATTTACAATAGACGGGTTCAAGACACTTCAGCATAATATTGCCAGAGTACCGTTTGTAATGGGTCTTATTTTGAAAAAGATATTTAAGAAATAA
- a CDS encoding acyltransferase family protein, with protein sequence MKLNNLQILRGISALLVCCFHFRETINLPGLNLGDILFKKGSIGVPVFFIISGFIMAFTTQKINFSKDSFQQITLFYKRRVIRIVPLYYLLTFAAMIPGGSFLLYFHGAGLYELIHSLLFLPTKKEFPVLFLGWSLNFEMFFYLIFGLSLFFKEKRYYFIAGFFILTSILGYFIHFENPYLRMVSHSLNLYFVVGILFSLLLNRFTIPKIWAGLLSVTGIVLFTLVLLSIIPIDNDLIKLAIISLFVFSFLTFDYVFQFKGNKALIFLGDISYSLYLSHPFVEIALKRFKVEGYLSFPFFLFKIAMVIIVASLLYYFVEKRVTNYLKIKLKA encoded by the coding sequence ATGAAGCTTAACAACCTCCAGATATTAAGAGGGATTTCAGCCTTATTGGTATGTTGCTTTCATTTCCGTGAAACAATAAATCTGCCTGGGCTGAATCTTGGCGATATTCTCTTTAAAAAAGGGAGTATCGGAGTTCCCGTATTTTTTATTATCAGTGGGTTTATCATGGCTTTCACCACTCAAAAAATAAATTTCAGTAAAGATTCTTTTCAGCAGATCACTTTGTTTTACAAAAGAAGGGTGATCAGAATTGTTCCGCTGTATTATCTTCTGACTTTCGCTGCGATGATACCCGGAGGGAGTTTTTTACTCTATTTTCATGGTGCAGGGCTTTATGAGCTTATCCATTCATTATTATTCCTTCCCACCAAAAAAGAATTTCCGGTCCTTTTCTTAGGCTGGTCCTTAAATTTTGAGATGTTCTTTTATCTCATATTCGGTCTCTCATTATTTTTTAAAGAAAAAAGGTATTACTTCATTGCAGGTTTTTTCATCCTAACATCAATCCTGGGATATTTTATCCATTTTGAAAATCCGTATCTAAGGATGGTAAGTCATTCTCTTAACCTCTATTTTGTTGTGGGAATTCTTTTTTCACTTTTACTGAACAGATTTACAATTCCAAAGATCTGGGCGGGATTGCTTTCTGTAACAGGAATTGTATTATTTACATTGGTACTGCTTAGCATTATCCCTATAGATAATGATCTGATAAAGCTGGCTATCATCTCTCTGTTTGTGTTTTCTTTCTTAACCTTTGATTATGTATTTCAGTTTAAAGGAAACAAAGCCTTAATTTTTCTGGGAGATATTTCCTATTCGCTTTACCTGTCACATCCTTTTGTAGAAATTGCTTTAAAAAGATTTAAAGTTGAAGGCTATCTCAGCTTTCCCTTTTTCCTGTTTAAGATTGCTATGGTCATTATAGTGGCATCACTTCTGTATTATTTTGTTGAGAAAAGAGTAACCAATTATTTAAAAATTAAATTAAAAGCATAA